A window from Plasmodium cynomolgi strain B DNA, chromosome 7, whole genome shotgun sequence encodes these proteins:
- a CDS encoding hypothetical protein (putative), producing the protein MELTSNAIDANEVAFKKRKKNMGIKKAKANSTNMNSNETSDVAVEAPPSSSNGKNTDDEDITTKSKVKKHRLKKVDQLQNAEDKTQNGVSNNGNGETNGESKNQQNKKKKLTEKKKKDQKESLDAKGQQDEGTTVETAAEKRAKLKEARKIKNDLKEKKNNPINVNIDTLQEQIDSINKQPTKDTKQIILELKNTLNIVDSTNEIKKIDGLNKNEIKTLDAWYFANKLKIIPCLFEDKPLNANLLNALYYIEPAFRNKKGKIIIYLKFVKAKYEKSLKRGSEGKVDDSDEDNNDKKDSYKDEGKDRQEQCKAKIMDILNNDLQNLKQKEYMKKILELVKNESSFINLKHHFDFLANASIDVLDVFLEEDGLTCIKRILQNIAKRKRMKKCSTLLIHILKVLKKLNITLDHLKCTLIGVPINFIARNKVDEKNGLNYTTDNEQVRDLARGLIDEWKLIRDRALTGVGDDRGGHTAGEANSESKLEKAEENEAENEAENEVENRAENEAENRAESEAEKTVENNVEDAVESKLENSLENAPENKMDSATPPRGDADSRAGLPTKSKTMGALPRESQNDRAIRKAKSMNLRKDEKTNQEGTKGSPHFLHLEPKGVIPHAKSNDKKKTDRSNEGKNIMLEIIDTLNEEYEKKKKRHQEYKKAKIEGKIKKFSALKNTSENAKSEKLLPDIASIPKPHLDSSLMPQHHHISKNFSQNSSSVMNNYMQNLSYSMNKSAKMMSASPPSHDRFNRGKENYSLDLPKKQNGNAYLQEEEPYNSSNIVGRNKSLLNRTTHTTENKSAYLNKYNGTHDGTNIASQPFAENETLFGYPPANIMNKDMSYLKNKRSIPPVRYDSNGSHANDEKYREASTYKAHHKEVHPSDSNINFNHMEDDQFSNLPQKRRRNVSPRNNPDGTSNNYRGSKGGEHHPDDHLMHDHPYRGKNSGHKTVQFSDKNPTVYSYDAHRLDRSKGKEIKNKVSDIHSEVKDPFELYSGVTYHARDLNQGQMERSAKSEEGRNGKIFHNNNTMWFKNRDDITTNHVGSQNGEEEEDTLLGSFTNSFMNLLTFKNVSQDGNKTMEGAGGNILPFLHGTSSNGNQNNALILLNSVLLKGAGKKMEEHSLTNHREVNFDVYHQGNKRGDFFETTFGNAPHMKEILHASLKEIFKNYKIFENVKINYQVAIKGNHYPPKIFEDSEVLKNDLIIKFNYDSLEKVPIYLTCRDARNMAPSKYEAKMDRSSNNSANAIPEEFNLMPLPQLFPPPNLNNLKLPPIPIIPGLPSSQNIIPPIMLPYNSGPFNEQPGSTNRLPHEPTQNDVSGNPMDGGKPYRSFDDFLNIFDEDIRNILLKNTDLAKLLMSKPDVVKKMLKGPKYINEALCSLEEELKSWNRSSN; encoded by the exons atggaactCACTTCGAACGCTATCGATGCCAACGAAGTTGCATTtaagaaacggaaaaaaaatatgggcataaaaaaggcTAAGGCAAACTCAACCAATATGAATTCAAACGAAACGAGCGATGTGGCAGTGGAGGCCCCCCCGTCTTCTTCAAACGGGAAGAACACAGATGATGAAGATATCACAACTAAaagtaaagtaaaaaaacaTAGACTAAAAAAAGTGGACCAGCTGCAAAATGCGGAAGACaagacacaaaatggggtttCAAACAACGGCAATGGAGAAACTAATGGAGAGTCCAAGAAccaacaaaacaaaaagaagaagttgacagaaaaaaaaaaaaaagatcaaaaGGAAAGTCTCGATGCGAAGGGACAACAGGATGAAGGCACAACTGTCGAAACGGCTGcagaaaaaagagcaaaattgaaggaagcacgaaaaatcaaaaacgacttgaaagaaaaaaaaaataacccaaTAAACGTCAACATCGACACGTTGCAAGAACAAATTGACAGCATTAACAAACAGCCAACAAAAGACACCAAGCAAATAATCTTAGAACTAAAAAATACACTAAACATTGTGGATAGTACgaacgaaattaaaaaaattgatgggctaaataaaaatgaaataaaaactcTAGACGCATGGTATTTTGCCAACAAGTTAAAAATCATCCCCTGCTTGTTTGAAGACAAACCGCTGAATGCAAACTTGCTAAATGCGCTGTACTACATCGAACCGGCatttagaaataaaaagggtaaaataaTCATCTACCTAAAATTTGTCAAGGCGAAATATGAAAAGTCCTTGAAGAGGGGCAGCGAGGGAAAGGTAGACGACAGTGATGAGGACAACAACGATAAGAAGGACTCGTACAAGGACGAAGGGAAAGATAGACAAGAACAGTGCAAAGCTAAAATTATGGACATACTAAACAAcgatttgcaaaatttaaaacaaaaggaatacATGAAAAAGATACTCGAACTTGTCAAGAACGAAAGCAGTTTTATCAATTTGAAGCATCATTTCGATTTTCTCGCAAACGCCTCCATTGACGTGCTTGACGTGTTCCTAGAGGAAGATGGACTAACGTGCATAAAACggattttgcaaaatatagCCAAAAGGAAGCGCATGAAAAAATGCTCCACTTTGCTAATTCATATTCTaaaggttttaaaaaaattaaacatcaCTCTGGATCATTTAAAGTGCACCTTGATCGGAGTCCCCATCAATTTTATCGCTAGAAATAAGGTCGATGAGAAGAATGGCTTGAACTATACCACGGACAACGAGCAGGTTCGGGACTTGGCCAGGGGGCTAATCGACGAGTGGAAGCTTATACGGGACAGGGCTTTAACTGGCGTGGGCGACGACCGCGGGGGACACACAGCGGGGGAGGCAAACAGCGAAAGCAAACTGgaaaaagcagaagaaaaCGAAGCGGAAAATGAAGCAGAAAACGAAGTGGAAAACAGAGCGGAAAACGAAGCGGAAAACAGAGCGGAAAGCGAAGCGGAAAAGACAGTAGAAAACAATGTGGAAGACGCAGTAGAAAGCAAACTGGAGAATTCGCTAGAAAATGCCCCAGAAAACAAGATGGACAGTGCAACACCCCCCCGGGGCGATGCGGACAGCCGAGCGGGCCTTCCAACCAAAAGCAAAACCATGGGCGCGCTCCCCAGGGAGAGCCAGAACGATCGCGCGATCAGAAAGGCGAAATCAATGAACCTTAGGAAGgacgaaaaaacaaaccaAGAAGGAACGAAGGGAAGTCCACACTTCCTCCATCTGGAGCCGAAAGGTGTAATCCCTCATGCCAAAagtaatgataaaaaaaaaacagacagGTCCAACGaaggcaaaaatattatgctAGAAATAATAGACACACTAAATGAAGAgtacgaaaagaaaaaaaaaagacatcaagaatataaaaaagcaaaaattgaaggaaaaattaaaaagtttagTGCTTTGAAAAATACGTCTGAAAATGCCAAGAGTGAAAAACTCCTCCCCGACATTGCGAGTATTCCTAAACCCCATTTGGATAGCTCCTTAA TGCCCCAGCATCATCACATAAGCAAAAATTTCTCACAAAATAGTAGCAGTGTTATGAATAACTATATGCAAAACTTGAGCTATTCAATGAACAAAAGTGCAAAGATGATGAGTGCATCTCCCCCATCACATGATAGGTTCAAcagaggaaaggaaaactaCTCTTTGGATCTcccaaaaaaacaaaacgggaATGCATACCTACAGGAAGAAGAGCCATACAATAGTAGCAACATTGTTGGTAGAAATAAAAGCTTACTGAACAGGACCACCCACACAACGGAAAACAAATCTGCTTACTTGAACAAGTACAACGGTACCCACGATGGTACGAACATTGCAAGCCAACCGTTTGCAGAGAATGAAACCTTGTTTGGTTATCCACCGGCCAACATCATGAACAAAGATATGagctatttaaaaaataaacgtagCATTCCACCCGTGCGATATGACAGCAACGGTAGTCATGCGAATGATGAGAAATATAGGGAAGCATCCACCTACAAAGCGCATCATAAAGAAGTGCACCCATCAGATAGTAACATTAACTTTAACCACATGGAAGACGACCAGTTTAGTAATTTACcacagaaaaggagaagaaacgtGTCCCCTAGGAATAACCCAGATGGGACATCCAACAACTATCGGGGGTCGAAAGGGGGAGAACATCACCCAGATGATCACCTCATGCATGACCACCCTTatagaggaaaaaacagTGGTCATAAAACGGTCCAGTTTTCTGATAAAAATCCAACCGTGTATTCCTACGATGCACACAGATTGGATCGaagcaaaggaaaagaaattaaaaataaagtgagtGATATCCACTCCGAGGTTAAAGACCCATTTGAATTATATTCTGGAGTTACCTATCACGCAAGGGATCTGAACCAAGGACAAATGGAAAGATCGGCTAAatcagaagaaggaagaaacggTAAGATTTTCCATAATAACAATACAATGTGGTTCAAAAATAGAGATGACATTACTACCAACCATGTGGGTagtcaaaatggagaggaagaggaggacaCCCTTTTGGGTTCCTTCACAAACTCATTCATGAATTTATTAacctttaaaaatgtatccCAAGATGGGAACAAAACTATGGAAGGTGCGGGAGGAAACATATTACCATTCCTCCATGGCACCTCGTCAAATGGTAACCAAAATAACGCCTTAATTTTACTTAACTCTGTTTTACTGAAAGgtgcagggaaaaaaatggaggaacaTAGTCTCACCAACCATCGGGAAGTCAACTTTGACGTCTACCATCAAGGGAACAAGCGTGGTGATTTTTTCGAAACCACTTTTGGTAATGCCCCACATATGAAAGAAATTCTTCACGCTTCACTGAAGGAGATCTTtaagaattacaaaattttcgaaaatgtaaaaataaattaccaAGTTGCCATAAAAGGGAACCATTACCctccaaaaatatttgaagaCAGCGAAGTGCTCAAAAATGACCtcattattaaatttaattatgaCTCTTTGGAGAAGGTTCCTATATATTTAACATGTAGAGACGCTCGAAACATGGCACCAAGCAAATACGAAGCTAAGATGGATAGGAGTAGTAACAACTCGGCAAATGCCATTCCTGAAGAATTTAACTTAATGCCACTACCACAGTTGTTTCCCCCTCCAAATTTAAACAACCTCAAACTTCCCCCCATCCCGATAATACCTGGGCTTCCCTCATCTCAAAATATTATCCCACCGATTATGTTACCCTATAATTCTGGTCCTTTTAATGAACAGCCCGGCAGCACGAATCGCCTGCCTCACGAACCGACCCAAAATGACGTGAGTGGCAACCCCATGGACGGTGGCAAACCCTACAGATCGTTCGACGATTTCTTAAACATTTTTGACGAGGACATTCGGAACATTCTGCTCAAAAATACTGAC CTGGCCAAATTGCTCATGAGCAAACCCGATGTCGTGAAGAAGATGCTGAAAGGCCCCAAGTACATTAAC GAGGCCTTGTGTTCGTTGGAAGAGGAGCTTAAAAGTTGGAACCGGTCCTCCAACTGA
- a CDS encoding coatomer complex beta subunit (putative), protein CAKFIEKKQWILCAGDDMTLRVYNYNTFEKIKSFEDHTDYIRYIEVHQTLPYVLTSSDDMTIKLYDYENNFEKLCSFENHIHYVMMCKFNPKDTYIFASASLDKTIKIWGVQNNTPVVTKPHFTLTGHTKGVNCIDYSCSGETSYIISGSDDKTIRIWDYHTKQCIQVLSGHTQNVSCLIYHSNLPIIVSSSEDCNVKIWNSSTFKLESTLNYNMDRCWSLCAKKTKNDLCIGYDEGLVVIQIGSDKPIFAMFKNKIIYIKNTDIYIINLQNVSENDDYNDGDVYKVNKKELGNCDFYPTNVSFHPSGRFICVSGHHEFNIYTSQVLRNKAYGKSAFFVWANNGDYAIKEEGNKISIYKDFTSYHSFQAPFTVLQLFGGYLLGVKSNNFICFYDWNDYSMVRKIDINVKNVYWNEAGTYVALTTEDTIYILSYLNGEGSRGALKEDNMASAAASAGDHEANNKHGTQDEENNFELESEINESIESGIWIYDSFLYVSKNLRLYIYTKKFIDIYAYIDKYLYICGYVHEYDRIFLLDKNYTFHSFFLPITYLQYQKYVMNKDLSSADLILKKIPESLYNKLSLFLEKMGHKNEALNICTDLEKKFELSLSIGNLQLCVDIIKDLEQKENNAFIHNKYKALGDTALVYNDIPMAIYCYKKTNDFSSLLIILSTLGDKLGLEELGTMCINNQTFNIAFICFFLLHKVNKCVDILLNDNSFAYAAFFARVYKPSLLPTILLKWKEHLNKVYTNAPVLILTPDENPEYFPEYEKAVKCESIFDNVKTVGRTQNYNSLKKLIDLNILEEIKEIGHEKVEDIFLKQFNEEMEKDVKNFDMINSFSSTKKKEEPSQAKQNNTKGENKAGKKSNKKKKEGATTPNKANESAKNQSHVNESGYNDFSKLEDTDFLNNSDIIDLDNQDEVPAVNSNTGDNKGANQIAEPAQSGSGTTDEKGQ, encoded by the coding sequence TGTGCCAAATTtattgagaaaaaacaatGGATTCTATGTGCGGGTGATGACATGACCCTTAGGGTTTACAACTACAACACatttgagaaaataaaatccttCGAGGACCACACGGATTATATAAGATATATCGAAGTGCACCAGACTCTGCCATATGTGTTGACTAGCTCAGATGACATGACCATAAAATTATAcgattatgaaaataatttcgaaaaattatGCTCCTTTGAAAATCATATTCACTACGTAATGATGTGTAAATTTAATCCGAAGgatacatacatttttgcatcagCCTCTTTAGATAAAACGATAAAAATATGGGGAGTGCAAAATAACACCCCAGTGGTTACGAAGCCCCATTTTACCTTAACAGGTCATACAAAAGGGGTGAATTGCATTGACTACTCGTGTAGTGGAGAAACATCCTACATAATAAGTGGAAGTGATGACAAAACGATACGCATATGGGACTACCACACGAAACAGTGTATACAGGTATTGAGTGGACATACGCAAAATGTGTCCTGCTTAATTTATCATAGTAATTTACCCATCATAGTATCCTCATCGGAGGACTGTAATGTGAAGATATGGAACAGCTCTACGTTTAAGTTGGAGAGTacattaaattataatatggATCGATGTTGGTctttgtgtgcaaaaaaaacgaaaaatgattTGTGCATAGGATATGATGAAGGGTTAGTAGTTATTCAAATAGGATCGGACAaacccatttttgccatgtttaaaaataaaataatttacataaaaaatacagatatttatattatcaatCTGCAGAATGTAAGCGAAAATGACGATTATAATGACGGGGATGTATACAAAGTAAACAAGAAGGAGTTGGGGAATTGCGACTTCTACCCAACCAATGTTTCATTTCATCCTAGTGGTAGATTCATATGTGTAAGTGGGCACCAcgaatttaatatatacacatcTCAAGTTTTGAGGAATAAGGCCTATGGGAAAAGTGCCTTCTTTGTGTGGGCAAATAATGGCGATTATGCgataaaggaagaaggaaataaaattagcaTATACAAAGATTTTACTTCGTACCATTCCTTTCAAGCCCCCTTCACAGTGTTGCAGCTATTTGGAGGATACCTCCTAGGTGTTAAGtcgaataattttatttgcttttATGACTGGAATGACTATAGCATGGTCCGAAAAATTGACATTAATGTGAAGAATGTATATTGGAATGAGGCCGGGACGTATGTAGCTCTCACCACGGAGGACACCATATACATTTTAAGTTACCTAAATGGAGAGGGAAGTAGGGGCGCCTTGAAGGAGGATAATATGGCATCCGCGGCAGCATCAGCAGGTGATCACGAGGCGAATAACAAGCATGGTACACAAGACGAAGAAAATAACTTTGAACTGGAGAGTGAAATTAACGAATCGATTGAAAGCGGAATTTGGATATATGACAGCTTTTTGTATGTTTCCAAAAATTTAAGattatacatttatacgaaaaaatttatcgatATTTACGCGTACATAGATAAGTACCTCTACATCTGTGGCTACGTGCATGAGTACGATCGAATTTTTCTGCTTGACAAGAATTACACCTTCCAtagttttttccttccaatCACTTATCTACAATATCAGAAGTATGTAATGAACAAGGATTTATCGTCGGCCGActtgatattaaaaaaaattcctgaGTCTCTGTACAACAAATTGAGCCTCTTTTTAGAAAAGATGggtcacaaaaatgaagcattaaatatatgtaccgATTTGGAAAAGAAATTTGAGTTGTCCCTGTCTATCGGAAATCTGCAACTGTGTGTAGACATAATCAAAGACTtggaacaaaaggaaaataatgcatttattcataataagTATAAAGCCCTGGGGGACACTGCACTGGTGTATAATGACATACCGATGGCTATTTATTGTTACAAAAAAACTAATGACTTCTCCTCTTTGCTAATAATTTTGTCCACATTGGGTGATAAACTCGGGTTGGAGGAGTTAGGAACCATGTGTATAAATAACCAGACGTTTAACATAGCCTTTAtatgcttcttcctcttgcaTAAAGTGAACAAATGTGTGGATATCCTTCTAAATGATAATAGTTTTGCCTACGCTGCGTTCTTTGCGAGAGTTTATAAGCCATCCCTGCTACCCACAATTCTGCTAAAGTGGAAGGAACACCTAAATAAGGTGTATACAAACGCCCCCGTTTTGATTCTAACGCCGGATGAAAATCCGGAATATTTTCCAGAGTATGAAAAAGCCGTAAAATGTGAATCCATTTTTGACAATGTAAAAACAGTGGGAAGAACCCAAAATtataattctttaaaaaagttaatcgATTTGAACATCCtagaagaaattaaagaaatcGGACACGAAAAAGTGGAGGATATTTTCCTAAAGCAATTtaatgaagaaatggaaaaggacGTCAAAAATTTCGATATGATTAACTCGTTTAGcagcaccaaaaaaaaagaagaacccAGTCAGGCGAAGCAAAATAATaccaagggggaaaacaagGCGGGGAAGAAATccaacaaaaagaaaaaagaaggagcaaCTACCCCCAACAAGGCAAATGAATCTGCAAAAAATCAGAGCCATGTAAATGAATCAGGTTATAACGACTTTTCCAAGTTGGAAGACacagattttttaaataacagCGATATTATCGATTTGGATAACCAGGATGAAGTACCAGCTGTGAATTCGAATACGGGTGACAACAAGGGGGCCAATCAAATTGCGGAACCTGCCCAATCGGGAAGCGGAACCACGGATGAAAAGGGGCAGTAA